The proteins below are encoded in one region of Zootoca vivipara chromosome 10, rZooViv1.1, whole genome shotgun sequence:
- the ATXN7L1 gene encoding ataxin-7-like protein 1 isoform X4: MRLNKEDMHLFGHYPAHDDFYLVVCNICNQVVKPQVFQSHCERRHGSMCKPSPSPASPPSNSRASFIQMKPRSCISGHNPVNNNSKPFKTPKDNLITSTSKQHMVFSSKVSRDKPCVPVPVVSLEKIPNLVKADGANVKMNSTTTTTSSTSSASSSTTLAPIKSALTCKSVPPSPEKILNGKGVIAPSIDKKHQNGTKNSNKSYKRVSEREFDPNKHCGVLDPETKKPCTRSLTCKTHSLNHRRAVPGRKKQFDILLAEHKARSREKEVAKDKEHPQCIRETHQPQPVLVQDTLSGTSVNSGQEPKGTSPAKSRLPNSAFPRPSSANSINSTSSSNHGGYAQELPLPSMGGDLPSRLSSDEGEAEGSEESEKLDCHYSGHHPRPLGFCSFGSHLMGRGYYVFDRRWDRFRLALNSMVEKHLNSQMWRKIPPAVDSPMPSPAAHISTPFPASVLQPFSNPSAVYIPSAPVSSRIPSSYLMTSAMLSNAAFVTASDTNSIMSHTTAFPHVAASLSIIDSTFKTPSALSPVPAVIPPPSHKPSKTKTSKSSKVRDLSCRGDESSSNKKKRPPSSSSSLSVQTSSSPSSSFSGSHKKNCVLNPSSTLNSYQATSSYNSLSVHNANNGTTPLSAKSEPSGGRTSLSSSSADSVKHMSIVVSSIDASGLSVPSLLHHSGDHSLTAQHTVPSLPLCFDKSEGKKRKNSSSSSKAGKITKMPGMNSVHKKNTANLISTVPDTPNSSISRQIGKNSSVALSQSSPSSTPNPVHNKQVSCSLQILLKWLYNQFVDQ, from the exons ATATGCACTTATTTGGCCATTATCCAGCTCATGATGATTTCTATCTAGTAGTGTGCAATATCTGCAATCAGGTAGTCAAGCCACAGGTTTTCCAGTCACACTGCG AACGAAGACACGGTTCAATGTGTAAGCCTTCCCCATCTCCAGCTTCTCCACCCAGCAATTCCAGGGCATCATTTATACAGATGAAACCGAGATCCTGTATCAGCGGCCATAACCCTGTCAATAACAACTCAAAGCCATTCAAAACGCCCAAAGACAATCTAATTACCTCCACTAGCAAACAGCACATGGTCTTTTCTTCGAAAGTATCAAGGGATAAACCTTG TGTTCCTGTTCCCGTAGTCAGTCTAGAGAAAATTCCTAACCTAGTGAAGGCAGACGGTGCCAATGTTAAAATGAACTCTACAACCACTACCACCAGCTCCACCTCCTCAGCCTCTTCATCTACCACACTTGCTCCAATTAAATCTGCTTTGACATGTAAATCGGTGCCACCATCGCCAGAAAAGATTTTGAATGGCAAAGGCGTAATAGCTCCATCAATAGACAAGAAACACCAAAATGGCACTAAAAACAGTAACAAGTCTTACAAGAGAGTTTCAG AGAGAGAGTTTGACCCAAATAAACATTGTGGAGTATTGGATCCTGAGACAAAGAAACCCTGCACAAGATCACTCACCTGCAAG ACTCATTCACTTAATCACCGGCGAGCAGTTCCAGGCCGTAAAAAACAGTTTGACATTCTCTTAGCTGAACACAAAGCTCGATCCCGGGAAAAAGAAGTAGCAAAAGACAAGGAGCATCCACAATGTATAAGGGaaactcatcagccccagcctgtgcTAGTCCAAGACACTCTGTCAGGAACATCAGTGAACTCTGGGCAAGAGCCCAAAGGGACATCGCCTGCAAAATCAAGACTGCCCAATTCAGCATTTCCTAG GCCTTCCTCTGCAAACAGCATAAATAGCACTAGTTCTTCAAACCATGGTGGCTATGCTCAAGAACTGCCTTTGCCTTCTATGGGAGGAGATCTGCCTAGCAGATTATCTAGTGATGAGGGTGAAGCGGAGGGATCCGAAGAATCTGAGAAGTTAGACTGTCACTATTCCGGACACCATCCTCGACCTCTTGGG TTTTGTTCATTTGGAAGTCATTTGATGGGAAGAGGTTACTATGTATTTGACAGAAGATGGGATCGTTTTCGACTAGCACTGAATTCCATGGTAGAAAAACACTTAAACTCACAGATGTGGAG gAAAATCCCTCCTGCAGTGGACAGTCCGATGCCCTCTCCAGCAGCACATATCTCCACCCCTTTTCCAGCATCAGTTTTGCAACCTTTCAGCAATCCTAGTGCAGTGTATATTCCTTCGGCGCCAGTCAGTTCAAGAATACCTTCTTCCTACTTGATGACTTCTGCCATGTTGTCAAACGCGGCTTTTGTGACTGCATCGGATACAAATTCCATTATGTCACACACTACGGCATTCCCTCACGTGGCTGCCAGCCTGAGTATTATAGACTCAACATTTAAGACCCCGTCGGCCCTGTCACCTGTGCCAGCGGTTATCCCTCCCCCATCCCACAAGCCATCCAAAACGAAAACCAGCAAATCCTCAAAAGTCAGAGATCTCTCGTGCCGCGGTGATGAGTCTTCTAGTAACAAAAAGAAAAGGCcgccctcttcttcttcctcgctGTCTGTGCAGACTTCCTcgtccccctcctcttccttttcaggGTCTCACAAAAAGAACTGCGTCTTGAACCCCAGTTCAACCTTGAACTCTTATCAGGCCACATCTTCCTATAACAGTCTGTCTGTGCACAATGCAAACAATGGAACAACCCCACTCAGTGCCAAATCGGAGCCCTCGGGAGGCCGGACTTCGTTATCAAGTAGCTCAGCAGACTCTGTGAAACACATGAGCATCGTAGTAAGCAGTATTGACGCCTCTGGTTTGTCTgtgccctccctcctccaccatTCAGGGGACCACTCCCTAACAGCACAGCACACCGtgccctctctccccctttgttttgacaaatCGGAAGGGAAAAAACGCAAAAACTCTAGTTCTAGTAGCAAAGCCGGTAAAATCACTAAAATGCCTGGTATGAATAGCGTTCACAAAAAGAACACTGCCAACCTTATTTCTACGGTGCCAGATACTCCAAACAGCTCCATCTCTCGGCAG ATTGGAAAAAATAGCAGTGTAGCTTTGTCTCAGTCCAGTCCTTCAAGTACACCAAACCCGGTGCACAACAAACAAGTGAGTTGCAGTTTACAAATTTTACTGAAGTGGTTATATAACCAGTTTGTTGACCAGTGA
- the ATXN7L1 gene encoding ataxin-7-like protein 1 isoform X1 yields MAALERPVPSPEAFLGQPWAAWVREAALPHTHCAAPPHSLELEDAGKEGGKSREVMRLNKEDMHLFGHYPAHDDFYLVVCNICNQVVKPQVFQSHCERRHGSMCKPSPSPASPPSNSRASFIQMKPRSCISGHNPVNNNSKPFKTPKDNLITSTSKQHMVFSSKVSRDKPCVPVPVVSLEKIPNLVKADGANVKMNSTTTTTSSTSSASSSTTLAPIKSALTCKSVPPSPEKILNGKGVIAPSIDKKHQNGTKNSNKSYKRVSEREFDPNKHCGVLDPETKKPCTRSLTCKTHSLNHRRAVPGRKKQFDILLAEHKARSREKEVAKDKEHPQCIRETHQPQPVLVQDTLSGTSVNSGQEPKGTSPAKSRLPNSAFPRPSSANSINSTSSSNHGGYAQELPLPSMGGDLPSRLSSDEGEAEGSEESEKLDCHYSGHHPRPLGFCSFGSHLMGRGYYVFDRRWDRFRLALNSMVEKHLNSQMWRKIPPAVDSPMPSPAAHISTPFPASVLQPFSNPSAVYIPSAPVSSRIPSSYLMTSAMLSNAAFVTASDTNSIMSHTTAFPHVAASLSIIDSTFKTPSALSPVPAVIPPPSHKPSKTKTSKSSKVRDLSCRGDESSSNKKKRPPSSSSSLSVQTSSSPSSSFSGSHKKNCVLNPSSTLNSYQATSSYNSLSVHNANNGTTPLSAKSEPSGGRTSLSSSSADSVKHMSIVVSSIDASGLSVPSLLHHSGDHSLTAQHTVPSLPLCFDKSEGKKRKNSSSSSKAGKITKMPGMNSVHKKNTANLISTVPDTPNSSISRQIGKNSSVALSQSSPSSTPNPVHNKQVSCSLQILLKWLYNQFVDQ; encoded by the exons ATATGCACTTATTTGGCCATTATCCAGCTCATGATGATTTCTATCTAGTAGTGTGCAATATCTGCAATCAGGTAGTCAAGCCACAGGTTTTCCAGTCACACTGCG AACGAAGACACGGTTCAATGTGTAAGCCTTCCCCATCTCCAGCTTCTCCACCCAGCAATTCCAGGGCATCATTTATACAGATGAAACCGAGATCCTGTATCAGCGGCCATAACCCTGTCAATAACAACTCAAAGCCATTCAAAACGCCCAAAGACAATCTAATTACCTCCACTAGCAAACAGCACATGGTCTTTTCTTCGAAAGTATCAAGGGATAAACCTTG TGTTCCTGTTCCCGTAGTCAGTCTAGAGAAAATTCCTAACCTAGTGAAGGCAGACGGTGCCAATGTTAAAATGAACTCTACAACCACTACCACCAGCTCCACCTCCTCAGCCTCTTCATCTACCACACTTGCTCCAATTAAATCTGCTTTGACATGTAAATCGGTGCCACCATCGCCAGAAAAGATTTTGAATGGCAAAGGCGTAATAGCTCCATCAATAGACAAGAAACACCAAAATGGCACTAAAAACAGTAACAAGTCTTACAAGAGAGTTTCAG AGAGAGAGTTTGACCCAAATAAACATTGTGGAGTATTGGATCCTGAGACAAAGAAACCCTGCACAAGATCACTCACCTGCAAG ACTCATTCACTTAATCACCGGCGAGCAGTTCCAGGCCGTAAAAAACAGTTTGACATTCTCTTAGCTGAACACAAAGCTCGATCCCGGGAAAAAGAAGTAGCAAAAGACAAGGAGCATCCACAATGTATAAGGGaaactcatcagccccagcctgtgcTAGTCCAAGACACTCTGTCAGGAACATCAGTGAACTCTGGGCAAGAGCCCAAAGGGACATCGCCTGCAAAATCAAGACTGCCCAATTCAGCATTTCCTAG GCCTTCCTCTGCAAACAGCATAAATAGCACTAGTTCTTCAAACCATGGTGGCTATGCTCAAGAACTGCCTTTGCCTTCTATGGGAGGAGATCTGCCTAGCAGATTATCTAGTGATGAGGGTGAAGCGGAGGGATCCGAAGAATCTGAGAAGTTAGACTGTCACTATTCCGGACACCATCCTCGACCTCTTGGG TTTTGTTCATTTGGAAGTCATTTGATGGGAAGAGGTTACTATGTATTTGACAGAAGATGGGATCGTTTTCGACTAGCACTGAATTCCATGGTAGAAAAACACTTAAACTCACAGATGTGGAG gAAAATCCCTCCTGCAGTGGACAGTCCGATGCCCTCTCCAGCAGCACATATCTCCACCCCTTTTCCAGCATCAGTTTTGCAACCTTTCAGCAATCCTAGTGCAGTGTATATTCCTTCGGCGCCAGTCAGTTCAAGAATACCTTCTTCCTACTTGATGACTTCTGCCATGTTGTCAAACGCGGCTTTTGTGACTGCATCGGATACAAATTCCATTATGTCACACACTACGGCATTCCCTCACGTGGCTGCCAGCCTGAGTATTATAGACTCAACATTTAAGACCCCGTCGGCCCTGTCACCTGTGCCAGCGGTTATCCCTCCCCCATCCCACAAGCCATCCAAAACGAAAACCAGCAAATCCTCAAAAGTCAGAGATCTCTCGTGCCGCGGTGATGAGTCTTCTAGTAACAAAAAGAAAAGGCcgccctcttcttcttcctcgctGTCTGTGCAGACTTCCTcgtccccctcctcttccttttcaggGTCTCACAAAAAGAACTGCGTCTTGAACCCCAGTTCAACCTTGAACTCTTATCAGGCCACATCTTCCTATAACAGTCTGTCTGTGCACAATGCAAACAATGGAACAACCCCACTCAGTGCCAAATCGGAGCCCTCGGGAGGCCGGACTTCGTTATCAAGTAGCTCAGCAGACTCTGTGAAACACATGAGCATCGTAGTAAGCAGTATTGACGCCTCTGGTTTGTCTgtgccctccctcctccaccatTCAGGGGACCACTCCCTAACAGCACAGCACACCGtgccctctctccccctttgttttgacaaatCGGAAGGGAAAAAACGCAAAAACTCTAGTTCTAGTAGCAAAGCCGGTAAAATCACTAAAATGCCTGGTATGAATAGCGTTCACAAAAAGAACACTGCCAACCTTATTTCTACGGTGCCAGATACTCCAAACAGCTCCATCTCTCGGCAG ATTGGAAAAAATAGCAGTGTAGCTTTGTCTCAGTCCAGTCCTTCAAGTACACCAAACCCGGTGCACAACAAACAAGTGAGTTGCAGTTTACAAATTTTACTGAAGTGGTTATATAACCAGTTTGTTGACCAGTGA